From the genome of Cryptococcus neoformans var. neoformans B-3501A chromosome 1, whole genome shotgun sequence, one region includes:
- a CDS encoding hypothetical protein (Match to EST gb|CF192440.1|CF192440) → MPSLESAGSFSTLSEATASGASTATHSSTGSASQSATSTSYVYSYATSKIVKVAVATGVIVLCLAAIVLFFKVSSWIRLRQRLRRQRLLTLTLKSEQQANAYEIAAWADEPSTVPARSVGIREEKEKKSKKEREELRAWKRGGANAWALQEWEGVAA, encoded by the exons ATGCCCTCCCTCGAATCAGCCGGCTCTTTTTCCACATTATCTGAGGCCACCGCAAGCGGGGCCTCAACAGCCACACATTCTTCCACTGGCTCTGCTTCCCAATCCGCGACAAGCACAAGCTATGTTTATTCGTATGCCACCAGTAAAATTGTGAAAGTTGCTGTAGCTACCGGTGTGATCGTTTTATGTTTGGCAGCCATAGTCTTATTCTTCAAG GTATCCTCTTGGATCCGATTGCGCCAAAGACTCAGGCGTCAACGACTTCTCACACTAACATTGAAATCTGAACAACAAGCCAACGCATATGAGATTGCCGCGTGGGCGGATGAACCGAGCACAGTACCTGCTCGCAGTGTGGGGATTagagaggaaaaggaaaagaagagcaaaaaagagagggaggaatTGAGGGCGTGGAAAAGGGGTGGTGCAAATGCCTGGGCCTTACAGGAGTGGGAGGGAGTGGCAGCGTGA
- a CDS encoding hypothetical protein (Similar to gi|42661866|ref|XP_375557.1| NY-REN-24 antigen [Homo sapiens], FASTA scores: opt: 1055, E(): 1.1e-47, (31.970% identity (58.116% similar) in 807 aa overlap (3-751:70-800))), with protein sequence MPRSPEHDSKFEKDSGRERAGDRRDRDRDRYRDDYDRKESSSRRDESERNRDRDRRDKDDRGQGKDRERERRRDKGRGDYYDSDRDRDRDRDRRDRKRERSRSRERSYKKERKHRDSRSPSPSSKTRRKEAKAAAKAAAKREAELEQSRALAELSMYSATDNPFHDANLGEQFQWHKKRDKEKKAGLTAEEIARKDALRRQEAKEELERLNKRRADREVELQLREEEETRQRRLAEDAAMAEWIAKEDDFQLEQSRRRAGIRLREQRAKAIDFLAINLRFTDPKSSHQTAAIGALTNPRASEIEREEEEEGWGWADAGFEFEIDEPWKIFENLTLDDCVELEQDIKMYLSLEKSPINIEFWQAMQIVCEHYLSQLRDPEHAVGGPLSDPEVEEATNKIVSGLSLQRLVELENKANGLLRSGQPVDSDFWDLILKKIHVEKAIAKLNSIHEIVLKNRLEQFKRRQREDAAKVQAELGGVLVSNENAFGGDIRADAGPVPTGGDEADDEEEDEDDYIEDYDREMSPPIAEPRTMGLDERRLPIVNEEDELRALFSARHSITSSNFIPTQARASAHTSQSISRPSAADLEAERIYREEAEREARDLGSDESEEEFGDLDAGLEVPSTYDWSDRYRPRKPRFFNRVHTGYEWSKYNQTHYDTDNPPPKVVQGYKFNVFYPDLIDKSKAPTYYLKSIPDDPDTQIIVFTAGPPYEDIAFRIVRRQWEYSHRKGFRSTFDRGVLQLYFNFARTFYRK encoded by the exons ATGCCCAGATCACCAGAACACGATAGCAAGTTCGAAAAAGATAGCGGCAGAGAGAGGGCTGGGGATAGAAGAGACAGAGACAGGGATAGATACCGAGACGACTACGACCGCAAGGAATCAAGTTCAAGGAGGGATGAGAGCGAAAGGAATCGGGATAGAGACAGGAGAGACAAAGACGATCGTGGTCAAGGCAAAGATAGGGAACGAGAACGACGCCGTGATAAGGGCAGAGGGGACTACTATGACTCTGATCGTGATCGAGACCGAGATAGGGACAGGCGAGACCGCAAGCGGGAACGAAGTCGATCTCGTGAACGGTCTTACAAGAAAGAGCGGAAACACCGCGACTCTCGCTCgccttctccctcctcaaaaACGAGGCGCAAAGAAGCCAAAGCAGCCGCCAAAGCAGCTGCGAAAAGAGAAgctgagcttgagcagTCTCGTGCCCTCGCGGAATTGTCAATGTATTCGGCAACGGACAATCCCTTCCATGATGCTAATTTAGGAGAGCAATTCCAATGGCacaagaagagggataaggagaagaaagcagGTTTAACCGCGGAAGAAATTGCGAGAAAGGATGCTTTGCGCCGACAAGAGGCTAAAGAAGAACTGGAAAGATTGAACAAGAGAAGGGCCGACAGAGAAGTGGAGTTGCAACTtagggaggaggaggaaacTCGGCAAAGGCGGTTGGCAGAAGATGCTGCGATGGCAGAGTGGATTGCTAAAGAGGATGATTTCCAGCTCGAGCAGTCTCGTCGAAGAGCTGGTATCCGTCTTCGAGAGCAACGTGCCAAGGCCATTGATTTTTTGGCTATCAATCTTCGATTTACAGATCCAAAGTCTTCCCACCAAACAGCAGCCATTGGTGCCCTTACCAATCCGCGGGCCAGCGAGatagagagagaagaagaggaggaaggctGGGGATGGGCTGACGCGGGCTTTGAGTTTGAGATTGACGAGCCTTGGAAGATTTTTGAGAATCTCACACTTGACGACTGTGTTGAGCTGGAGCAGGATATCAAAATGTACCTCAGCTTGGAGAAATCTCCGATTAACATCGAATTCTGGCAG GCAATGCAGATTGTTTGCGAGCATTACCTTTCCCAACTTCGTGACCCTGAGCATGCTGTTGGTGGACCGCTTTCTGATCCTGAAGTCGAGGAAGCAACCAACAAGATAGTTTCTGGTCTCAGTCTCCAACGCTTGGTTGAGCTTGAAAACAAGGCGAATGGGCTGTTGCGTAGTGGTCAGCCAGTGGATAGTGACTTCTGGGATCTTAttctgaagaagattcaCGTTGAAAAGGCCATT GCCAAACTCAACTCAATTCATGAAATCGTCCTAAAAAATCGATTAGAGCAATTCAAGCGCCGCCAGCGGGAAGATGCTGCCAAAGTCCAAGCTGAGCTTGGCGGCGTCTTGGTCAGCAATGAGAACGCTTTCGGTGGTGATATACGCGCCGATGCTGGACCTGTGCCAACCGGCGGAGACgaagctgatgatgaggaagaggatgaggacgacTATATAGAGGATTACGATCGCGAGATGAGTCCGCCCATCGCTGAGCCCAGGACAATGGGCTTAGACGAAAGGAGGTTACCCATTGTcaacgaagaggatgagctCAGAGCATTATTTTCTGCTCGTCATTCCATTACCTCCTCCAATTTCATCCCCACACAAGCTCGCGCGTCGGCTCATACATCTCAATCCATATCGCGACCATCAGCCGCCGATCTTGAGGCAGAACGAATCtacagagaagaagcagagcGAGAGGCTAGAGATTTGGGATCAGAcgagagtgaagaggagTTTGGTGATCTAGATGCTGGTTTGGAGGTGCCTTCGACGTACGACTGGAGTGATAGGTACAGGCCAAGGAAGCCGAGGTTCTTCAATAGGGTACACACAGGATATGAGTGGAGCAAATATAACCAAACCCATTACGA CACCGACAACCCTCCCCCCAAGGTTGTCCAAGGCTACAAGTTCAATGTTTTCTACCCCGATCTCAT CGACAAATCCAAAGCTCCAACTTATTACCTAAAGTCCATTCCGGATGATCCGGATACACAGATCATTGTTTTTACCGCAGGTCCCCCTTACGAGGATATTGCTTTCAGAATTGTGAGGAGACAATGGGAATATTCCCATAGGAAAGGGTTCAGGAGTACCTTTGATAGAGGCGTGTTGCAGC TGTATTTCAACTTTGCTAGGACGTTCTACAGGAAATAA
- a CDS encoding hypothetical protein (Match to ESTs gb|CF191214.1|CF191214, gb|CF185843.1|CF185843; HMMPfam hit to Fungal_trans, Fungal specific transcription factor domain, score: 57.2, E(): 4.3e-14), whose amino-acid sequence MSTQSGRSTTSKSSSRKKPLSCAECRRLKLKCELVFPCRHCVKRGLASICPEGELVNGSRRTKILARTEDLHNRIAALEEALKTATSSQHPLLQDSLYANRKEIRQRRSSSSSPESSIQLPSDCLTSFSHLTLGDDPHFSRYYGAASSVYLSKQQSIPVSCERFVPSDESVAPRQPHAISNDYTDLFPPFSSVHSQLDIDGIFHQYLPPPEIGLTLAEVYFHTFGWFTNIVQRPSWNDVFFHHVYRESASIRSNPVKPQRLAVVLLVFALGALMDLSKPPHNEEARHYFNGARACLSLDPSHSVTYVQCIYLYGSYLMNRGEDTSGGDTFWPLLRMGMAVCEAIGLHRDGSNWGLEEDQAMVRRIVFWEIHGYDVLQSTALGRGMCISDASIDCQVPLAETDSGFHARAYALTKIWSQINEKQVRIKPFVYSEVAEIDKALCAFQDDLPYHLSPSLPPSPDDLTNLARHKEAFQRNTLLLYINEAKLTLHRGWFIRALREYPDEPLSSPFKHSYLSCLEACRGVVFLVRNMLILHGQLIHRRWHFFFHLFAACVCLAAAVIRAPASSLVRSILTELESGINLFKIADREELITVNRLREKAVRAMQNISSASFNELETETEDLDLLGARTTLRRAAPKVSTHEQSGVIPLTVPLFYENTSIPPNAERTETMTAMLDVDDMNQGNLEWNDFDMDTFLREIGAI is encoded by the exons ATGTCTACCCAGTCTGGTAGATCAACAACTTCTAAATCCTCTagcaggaagaagccgCTCTCTT GTGCAGAATGCAGACGCCTGAAGCTCAAGTGCGAGTTGGTGTTCCCATGTAGACACTGCGTCAAAAGGGGCTTGGCTAG TATCTGTCCAGAAGGAGAACTCGTAAACGGATCTCGCAGGAC CAAGATTCTAGCCAGAACGGAG GACCTTCACAACCGCATTGCAGCCCTTGAGGAAGCTCTGAAAACTGCGACTTCATCCCAACATCCGCTTCTGCAAGACAGTCTATATGCCAACAGGAAAGAAATTCGGCAAAGGCGAAgctcctcaagctctccTGAATCAAGCATTCAACTGCCTTCGGATTGTCTCACCAGCTTCAGCCATTTGACGCTAGGTGACGACCCCCATTTCTCAAGGTATTACGGCGCAGCAAGCAGCGTATATCTTTCA AAGCAGCAGTCGATACCGGTGTCTTGTGAACGGTTCGTCCCCTCGGATGAATCTGTTGCACCTCGCCAACCTCATGCCATTTCAAATGACTACACCGATCTGttccctcctttttcttccgtCCATAGTCAGCTTGACATAGATGGCATTTTTCATCAATATCTCCCGCCCCCAGAAATTGGCCTAACTCTGGCGGAAGTGTACTTTCAC ACCTTTGGATGGTTCACCAACATTGTGCAGCGCCCGTCATGGAATGATGTATTCTTTCATCACGTCTACCGCGAGTCGGCATCTATCAGAAGCAACCCCGTTAAGCCGCAAAGGCTAGCGGTCGTACTGCTCGTTTTTGCTCTGGGAGCCCTCATGGATCTCAGTAAACCACCACATAATGAAGAGGCAAGACATTATTTCAATGGTGCACGAGCTTGCTTGTCCCTCGACCCCTCCCATTCTGTCACCTATGTGCAGTGTATCTATCTCTATGGTTCATATCTAATGAATCGCGGGGAAGACACTTCTGGCGGAGACACCTTTTGGCCTCTGTTGAGGATGGGTATGGCCGTATGCGAGGCTATTGGTCTTCATCGTGATGGCAGTAACTGGGGCCTGGAGGAAGACCAGGCGATGGTGCGGCGTATAGTTTTCTGGGAGATTCATGGATACGATGTCCTGCAAAGTACCGCGCTGGGGCGCGGTATGTGCATATCAGATGCTTCGATTGATTGCCAGGTGCCACTCGCTGAAACTGACTCCGGCTTTCATGCCAGGGCGTATGCTTTGACCAAGATTTGGTCCCAGATCAACGAAAAGCAAGTGCGCATCAAGCCATTCGTCTACTCTGAGGTCGCCGAAATCGACAAGGCTTTGTGTGCATTTCAAGATGATCTACCATACCACCTGTCACCATCTTTGCCACCCTCTCCAGATGACCTCACCAATCTCGCCAGACACAAGGAGGCTTTCCAGCGAAATACCCTCCTGTTATATATCAATGAGGCGAAACTTACATTGCATCGAGGTTGGTTCATTCGAGCTCTTAGAGAATATCCAGACGAGCCCCTTTCAAGCCCGTTTAAACATTCATATCTATCCTGCTTGGAAGCCTGTAGAGGCGTCGTATTCCTTGTGCGGAATATGCTCATCCTGCACGGTCAACTAATTCACCGACGATGGcactttttctttcatctctttgcGGCTTGTGTCTGCCttgcggcggcggtgaTCCGAGCGCCGGCTTCTAGTTTGGTGCGGTCTATCCTTACTGAACTCGAATCTGGGATCAATCTTTTTAAAATAGCTGATAGAGAAGAGCTT ATCACCGTCAACAGACTTCGAGAAAAAGCAGTGCGGGCTATGCAGAACATTTCTTCTGCGTCTTTTAACGAATTGGAGACGGAAACGGAGGATTTGGACCTTCTGGGGGCGAGAACAACATTGAGGCGAGCTGCACCGAAAGTCTCAACGCACGAGCAGTCAGGGGTTATACCCCTTACTGTCCCCCTATTTTACGAAAATACGTCTATACCACCGAATGCCGAGAGAACAGAAACGATGACCGCCATG CttgatgtcgatgatatGAACCAGGGCAATCTCGAATGGAATGATTTCGATATGGATACT TTTCTCAGGGAAATTGGAGCAATTTGA
- a CDS encoding hypothetical protein (HMMPfam hit to UCH, Ubiquitin carboxyl-terminal hydrolase, score: 135.0, E(): 1.6e-37), whose product MTQYSSPSPPTSNLTSPPTRPGTLPVAFSPRSHPHGPRSPESQSTRRSAPGSSHTRYRTMPLPADSSSTSIPHRSSSISEHADSPVIVDEPEIGLPEAPYRPPEAVIDPPEDDPPPYTPGIVAEHIGEDGDMQVDSKFTAKDFNAWQSNLESYDQMEIDQSTSQSSMPQLGPGVLPRRWLAIAHEHELVRPYIEALPPPSKKFHSQTHAQVAAGQASLPPPSQRPTPVFASNNPFAQDSPRIATLEDIIQALPGDGNDSEHWYFCSTCWGWLKIKAGHGLPPGLQSMEEWEASVIEQKAYPDIESFEKAREQRRDEWARLVGIQNSRLVAPQEHHHFHQFNTLLPSSKLARIDRVEVEEHLNVFPHITVGLDPEESWESFNLPHSPSRLFLSDSSDVWISVDEGLVPGQLPVGLVNAFTAEKMSNPNPGLDGVQSVNEAWNLIATLLINPLFKGQRGWVNLNNAKFQSKIGAGLASSHIMYHIGFACQQEPDGLRVGPFKGGSESGSAAQIANEAGNMAKMDKYMLRVWIEVTLYLLAFLRRNKLQAITPPYMDAIPLEISINDIVPFAQYPTSTAPFPDNVREACHILGVTKYDTAETLETAYDLQIMFDEHNTPRYLGALERISEASVVGKSSLELKVAVERSLDKYTDAQMTDEVLKAYGLIGYTRQHAEDISIPPQGAPDDYILSMHKSAIQASTSSQQRQDLNRALVLIGKDRRSEQLKSMGEKGQTFVSVQEAYEALSAPRDAVDDGLIMQYEMAVNEYPGKADHYRMCLSVIADAPGEERPGLKQFLQTGSREPDVPARKDIPAGLQNIGNTCYLNSILQYLYTIKPLREAVLIFEQDKSKIVPTSKSEVERAKRFVRQLRLLFLQLYKTELPAVRPDEELAYLAITRPEIDSMVEQTQEPPTELSASTATATDSAQITPNLLDSIPSVPELTTLPSPSSTIFASPPESPRQDLTGTPIPLEQDEITEEMELDADKENIRSPESSSTRSRDTSSTSTILGKRGNQDRERDNSRSPGEERVKYKQAEGSGNNATRGKSESESALEFELGTGSRVETTQADQVESPSLGTATEIAHLELTTPAGSPSQTRKEEAEVLALTQPEDKYESPSAPPSLPPRPQARKQETLSSGLRFGLQQDAAEVLINVLSQLELALEQPGEDGKEASNLIKNLYSCKYRQQTVYESSSPSSDDQPTYDAQTPVESVFTHPIIGVEEEGKDLYDCLAELYLGGSAIEYEGKKGFMMDLMDEFPPMLYIQMRRSQYDPVTGRDRKTNTHISFPQTLCMSRFLTSAPAEKREESIALTREIIRMRTRLHSLRNHTPLSIPSTYKHASSALRQLASSGLDIPELNEVLSPELCDALDREGDEVIKEIEELQQELPKLKERMDEIWRDVHEEEEEDEHVKAYDYELVSVYMHRGKTSGSGHYWTYQAHLPGHSEEFYNYNDEKVTVVPASEVLQDRTGSDANPALLCYARKGWDLVDSLHREILEHSSPEVEELVLT is encoded by the exons ATGACTCAAtactcctctccttcccctcccacATCCAACCTGACAAGCCCTCCTACCCGTCCCGGAACTCTTCCAGTAGCTTTCTCTCCTCGTTCTCACCCACATGGCCCTCGTTCACCAGAGTCTCAATCAACGAGGCGGAGCGCTCCAGGCTCGTCCCACACCAGATATCGCACTATGCCTCTTCCGGCTGACTCTTCTAGTACCAGCATCCCACACCGGagttcttccatctctgaGCATGCTGATTCTCCAGTCATTGTAGACGAGCCAGAAATCGGTCTTCCTGAGGCACCATATAGGCCTCCAGAGGCTGTCATCGACCCACCAGAAGATGATCCACCCCCCTATACGCCCGGCATAGTTGCTGAGCATATTGGAGAGGACGGTGATATGCAAGTGGACTCAAAGTTCACTGCCAAAGACTTCAATGCGTGGCAATCCAACCTCGAATCTTATGACCAGATGGAAATTGATCAGTCAACTAGTCAAAGTTCAATGCCTCAGTTGGGACCTGGTGTACTTCCACGGAGATGGCTAGCAATTGCCCATGAGCACGAACTCGTTAGGCCATATATAGAAgcacttcctcctccatctaAGAAGTTTCACTCTCAAACTCACGCTCAGGTCGCTGCCGGTCAGGCCTCGCTTCCGCCACCGTCACAAAGACCGACTCCCGTTTTCGCCTCGAACAACCCCTTTGCCCAAGATTCGCCCCGTATTGCAACTCTCGAAGATATCATCCAAGCGCTTCCGGGGGATGGAAATGATTCGGAGCACTGGTATTTCTGTAGCACCTGTTGGGGATGGTTAAAGATCAAGGCGGGGCATGGCTTGCCTCCGGGGCTTCAGAGcatggaagaatgggaggCTTCTGTCATCGAGCAAAAAGCTTATCCTGACATTGAGAGTTTTGAGAAGGCGCGTGAACAGAGGAGAGACGAGTGGGCGAGGCTCGTAGGTATTCAAAACTCGAGGCTTGTCGCCCCGCAGGAACACCATCATTTTCACCAATTCAACACCTTGCTTCCCTCCAGCAAGTTGGCACGCATCGATAGGgttgaagttgaagaaCACTTGAACGTTTTTCCTCACATCACGGTGGGGCTTGATCCCGAAGAATCATGGGAATCATTCAACCTCCCCCATTCACCGTCCAGGTTGTTTCTCAGTGACTCCTCCGATGTTTGGATATCAGTAGATGAAGGATTGGTTCCAGGACAGCTTCCTGTGGGCTTGGTGAACGCTTTCACAGCAGAAAAAATGAGCAATCCCAACCCTGGTCTTGATGGTGTGCAAAGCGTGAATGAGGCTTGGAATCTAATTGCCAC GCTTTTGATAAACCCTCTCTTCAAGGGCCAAAGAGGCTGGGTAAATCTCAATAATGCCAAATTCCAGTCAAAGATCGGGGCTGGGCTTGCCTCCTCGCATATTATGTATCATATCGGCTTCGCCTGTCAACAGGAGCCTGATGGTTTACGCGTGGGTCCTTTTAAAGGCGGTAGCGAGTCTGGAAGTGCTGCACAAATTGCAAACGAAGCGGGCAACATGGCGAAAATGGATAAGTACATGTTGAGGGTTTGGATCGAGGTGACACTCTATTTGTTGGCGTTCCTAAGGCGAAATA AATTGCAAGCAATTACCCCGCCATATATGGATGCGATACCCTTGGAAATTTCCATCAATGATATAGTGCCTTTTGCACAATATCCAACAT CTACTGCTCCCTTTCCAGACAACGTTCGTGAAGCATGTCATATTTTGGGCGTCACCAAGTATGACACTGCTGAAACTCTTGAAACCGCCTATGATCTTCAAATTATGTTTGACGAGCATAATACACCTCGGTACCTTGGCGCGCTAGAGAGAATTTCAGAGGCGTCTGTGGTTGGAAAGAGTAGTCTGGAGTTGAAGGTAGCAGTGGAAAGGAGTTTGGACAAGTATACAGACG CCCAAATGACAGATGAAGTGCTAAAGGCATATGGTCTGATTGGATACACTCGCCAACACGCCGAAGACATTTCTATACCTCCTCAAGGTGCGCCTGACGATTATATCCTCTCCATGCACAAATCCGCCATCCAGGCCTCGACTTCTTCTCAGCAACGTCAGGACTTGAATAGGGCGCTGGTCTTAATCGGCAAAGACAGGAGAAGCGAGCAGCTAAAGAGTAtgggggagaagggacaGACCTTTGTCAGTGTACAGGAAGCGTATGAGGCGTTAAGTGCCCCGCGGGATGCAGTCGATGACGGGTTGATCAT GCAATATGAGATGGCCGTCAACGAATACCCTGGGAAAGCAGACCATTATAGAATGTGTCTCTCCGTCATTGCGGATGCtcctggagaagaaaggccAGGGTTGAAGCAGTTCTTGCAAACCGGTTCAAGAG AACCTGATGTACCCGCTAGAAAAGATATTCCAGCAGGATTGCAAAACATCGG AAACACTTGTTATCTCAATTCCATATTGCAATACTTGTACACCATTAAGCCCCTTAGAGAAGCCGTCTTGATCTTTGAACAGGATAAGAGCAAAATCGTGCCGACTTCAAAGTCAGAAGTAGAGCGAGCAAAGCGAT TCGTACGCCAACTTCgacttcttttcctccagCTCTATAAAACGGAACTCCCCGCTGTCCGCCCGGACGAAGAATTGGCTTATCTCGCCATTACAAGACCGGAAATAGATAGCATGGTTGAGCAGACTCAGGAACCGCCGACGGAACTCTCTGCTTCGACCGCCACAGCCACAGACTCTGCTCAAATCACACCAAACTTGCTGGACAGCATCCCATCTGTACCAGAGCTCAccactcttccttcgccttcgTCGACCATTTTCGCCTCACCACCTGAATCACCCCGACAAGACCTGACGGGCACTCCTATACCTTTGGAACAGGACGAGATAacagaggagatggagttgGACGCAGATAAAGAAAACATTCGATCTCCAGAATCGTCAAGTACTCGATCCCGCGACACCTCCAGCACGTCTACCATTCTCGGGAAAAGGGGTAATCAAGATAGAGAAAGAGACAATTCTCGCTCCCCTGGTGAAGAACGGGTAAAATATAAACAGGCCGAAGGATCAGGCAATAATGCTACCAGGGGTAAATCTGAAAGCGAGAGTGCATTGGAATTTGAGCTGGGGACTGGCTCCAGGGTCGAGACAACGCAAGCTGATCAAGTTGAAAGCCCGTCACTGGGTACAGCTACAGAAATTGCCCATCTGGAGCTGACGACGCCTGCGGGGTCTCCAAGTCAGACGCgcaaggaggaggcagaAGTTTTGGCCCTTACGCAGCCAGAGGACAAGTATGAGTCGCCCAGTgcacctccatctctcccaccAAGGCCTCAAGCTCGCAAGCAAGAAACGCTCAGTTCGGGTCTACGATTTG GTTTGCAACAGGATGCTGCTGAGGTACTTATCAATGTACTTTCTCAATTGGAACTGGCACTGGAGCAGCccggagaagatggaaaagaggcaTCGAATCTCATTAAAAA TCTGTATTCTTGTAAATATCGCCAGCAGACGGTGTATGAGTcgtcctctccttcctctgaTGATCAACCCACCTATGATGCTCAGACCCCAGTAGAATCTGTCTTCACGCATCCGATTATCGGtgtcgaggaggaaggcaaggacTTGTATGACTGCCTGGCAGAACTGTATCTCGGTGGCTCAGCCATTGAGTatgaggggaagaagggtttTATGATGGATCTCATGGACGAGTTCCCGCCCATGCTGTATATTCAGATGCGG AGATCACAATACGACCCCGTCACAGGCCGAGATCGCAAAACCAACACCCATATAAGTTTTCCTCAGACTCTTTGCATGTCACGCTTCCTCACTTCTGCACCCGCCGAGAAACGTGAAGAATCCATCGCCCTCACGCGAGAAATAATTAGGATGCGTACACGTCTTCATTCGCTCAGGAATCATACGCCGTTGTCAATCCCATCGACGTACAAGCAtgcctcttctgccttGAGGCAGCTCGCTTCCTCGGGCCTGGATATACCGGAGCTTAATGAAGTTCTATCACCGGAACTTTGTGATGCACTTGACCGTGAAGGCGATGAGGTTATCAAAGAAATCGAAGAATTGCAACAAGAGCTACCCAAattgaaggaaagaatggaTGAGATCTGGAGGGATGTacacgaggaagaagaagaagacgaacaTGTCAAGGCATACGACTATGAGTTAGTGAGCGTATATATGCATCGAGGAAAGACGAGTGGCTCGGGGCATTATTGGACCTATCAAGCTCATTTACCAGGGCATA GTGAAGAATTCTATAATTATAATGACGAAAAAGTCACTGTCGTGCCTGCCAGCGAAGTTTTGCAAGACAGAACAGGTAGTGACGCTAATCCGGCGTTACTTTGCTATGCTCGAAAGGGCTGGGATTTGGTCGATTCTTTGCATAGAGAGATATTGGAGCACAGCAGCCCAGAAGTAGAAGAGTTGGTGCTGACTTGA
- a CDS encoding hypothetical protein (Match to ESTs gb|CF189216.1|CF189216, gb|CF189215.1|CF189215; Similar to gi|46096305|gb|EAK81538.1| hypothetical protein UM00153.1 [Ustilago maydis 521], FASTA scores: opt: 422, E(): 5.6e-23, (58.716% identity (74.312% similar) in 109 aa overlap (1-108:1-109))) gives MVRSALASLARPLARQSTQSTSLSAKRYASHGPTYNPPSGYLFGERPPKDGKRVKESWENIYYVGMFGGMVFMGVVYAYKPDTSIQSWALKEAKERLEARGEEYQYKPKSA, from the exons ATGGTCCGCTCAGCGCTCGCATCTCTCGCCCGTCCCCTCGCCCGTCAATCCACTCAATCCACATCTCTCTCTGCTAAACGATACGCGAGTCATGGGCCTACTTACAACCCCCCATCAGGGTATCTCTTCGGCGAACGT CCCCccaaagatggaaagagagtAAAGGAGTCTTGGGA GAACATCTACTACGTTGGCATGTTTGGCGGAATGGTTTTTATGGGCGTAGTCTATGCTTACAAGCCCGATACAAG CATTCAAAGCTGGGCCTTGAAGGAAGCCAAGGAACGTTTGGAGGCTAGGGGTGAGGAATACCAGTACAAGCCTAAGTCTGCTTAG